AGTGCCGCCGTCAGGCAGCAGAGGGCCTCATAGCCCCGACTGACGACCATATCCGGCCGCTGGCGCAGCGGTCGAAACACGGCCCAATCGATCAGCTGGGTGAAGAGCACGGCCCCGAACCAGACGGCGGGCCAGAGCGACGGTGCCATGAACCAGGCCGTGGTGCCGATGAAGGCTGCCAGGGCGACACGGGTCTTCAGCTCCCGAAACCGGATCTGTGCGACCAAGGCGTAGTCGGCGGTGACCATGATCGAATTCCCCTTCACCGCACCATGATCGACAAAGACGAAGGATTGGTTGCCGAAGGGGCTGACCCGACGCACGATGATCGCTATGGAACGCCGCCGTCCGGCATGCGTTTGCCTGCCTATTCTGGGGGATATCCGATGAAGCGCCTGATCCTCGCCGCCGCCCTGTCCAGCCTGGCTGCCCTGGCAGCCTGTGACGATCCTCGTCCGTCGCAGGACGTCGAAACCTACGAGCCGCCCATGGAGGCACCGGTCGCCCCGCCGGTGGAAGAAACGCCGCCGCCGGCCGTGACGCCGCCGCCCGCGCCGGCCGATAACACGGCCTTGCCGCCCGAGGCGCGCAGTTCCGAGGAATCGGTGCAGCCCGAAAGCGAAACCCTCTTCTACTGACCCGCTGCCCTGCCATGTCGTCGCCACATGCGGCGGCCATGGGCTGACTGCCTCCACCGCCCGCCTGTGAAAGCCATCGTTTGACACCAAGGTCCGCCCTGTTTCTGGTGAGTCTGGCCCTGTGGAGTTCGGGGACGACCGTGGCGATGGCCGACCCGCGCGCCGTGATCCGCGGCGAAATGGATGGTGAACTGCGTCGTCAGATCGAGCGGGCCGTAGGCGAGGTTGACGGCCCCCCTTCCAACCGGTTCGAGGCCCGCCGCCGGGCCCAGGCCGCCGCCGAACTGGCCGAGGCCCTGCTGCGTTCGGAGGGGTACTATCAGCCGACGCTGGAAGACGCCGTTGAAGGGGACGAGACGCCGGTCGCCGTCGTCAGTGTCGTGCCTGGGCCCCGCTTTCTGCTGACTCAGCCGACGATCACCTGGGCTGCTCCGGCGCCGGACACCACCACCGACGGCCTGATTCAGCAGCAGATCGGCCTGAAGCCTGGCGATCCCGGTCGGGCCGTCGACGTCATTGCGGCCGAAGGCCGGATCGTCGCCGGTCTCAGCACCTATGGCTATGCCGATGCCGTGGCACAGCCCCGCAGGGTGGTCGTCGATCATGCCACCTTCACCGTCCAGCCCGAGTTTCGCATCAATTCGGGGCCTCTGGTGCTGATGGATGGCGTGCGCCTGGAGACACGGGGCCGCACCAATCCGGACTGGGTCACCTATTTGATCCCCTGGGAAGTCGGCGACCGCTACGACCCCGAACAGGTGGCCGAGCTGGAACGGCGGCTGCTTGAAACGGGCGTCTATGACGGGGTTGGGGTCGCCCTGGCCCCTGCTGATCAGACAGACGAGGATGGACACCGTCCGGTCATCGTCACCCTGACCGACCGACCGCGCCGGATCCTGGACGCCGGGGTGACCTTCTCAACGGCCGAGGGCTCGGGCGTCGAGTTCATCTGGACCCAGCACAACCGCTTTGGTCGTGCCGACACCCTGCGTTACGAGGCGCGCCTGGCCAATATCGACAGCCGCCTGGGTGTCGATCTCAGTCTGCCGCACTGGCGCCGCCCTGGCCGTACGCTGAAACTGACCACGGCCCTGGTGCATGAGGACACCGACGCCTATCGGCGCAGCGCCCTCGTCGGGGCTGCCGACCTGCAACAGCGCCTGGGGCGGACCTCCTATTTCAGCTATGGCGTGGGGCTGGACGCGGGCCATTACACCGAA
The genomic region above belongs to Brevundimonas vitisensis and contains:
- a CDS encoding autotransporter assembly complex protein TamA yields the protein MTPRSALFLVSLALWSSGTTVAMADPRAVIRGEMDGELRRQIERAVGEVDGPPSNRFEARRRAQAAAELAEALLRSEGYYQPTLEDAVEGDETPVAVVSVVPGPRFLLTQPTITWAAPAPDTTTDGLIQQQIGLKPGDPGRAVDVIAAEGRIVAGLSTYGYADAVAQPRRVVVDHATFTVQPEFRINSGPLVLMDGVRLETRGRTNPDWVTYLIPWEVGDRYDPEQVAELERRLLETGVYDGVGVALAPADQTDEDGHRPVIVTLTDRPRRILDAGVTFSTAEGSGVEFIWTQHNRFGRADTLRYEARLANIDSRLGVDLSLPHWRRPGRTLKLTTALVHEDTDAYRRSALVGAADLQQRLGRTSYFSYGVGLDAGHYTENRFDPLTQLPVTFDRDLVIGTVRGSAYMDRSNDALNPTTGWRLTVSAQPTAVAGEDTVLFLRAESQLTAYLPVEDEARTVLAGRVRVGTIIGGEELTVPSDRLFYSGGGGSVRGYEYQGVGPRLPDNTPRGGLSLFEASAEVRRDLGNNFGAVVFVDAGAIGFQETPDFGNLRYGVGAGVRYNLPFGPIRADVAFPLDKREGDADFQIYISIGQAF